A single genomic interval of Zingiber officinale cultivar Zhangliang chromosome 4A, Zo_v1.1, whole genome shotgun sequence harbors:
- the LOC121969271 gene encoding protein DETOXIFICATION 54-like, producing the protein MAARKHEEEEDGVGGGGGLGSQVTSELKELWAMAAPITAMNCLVYLRAMVSVVCLGRLGPLELAGGALSIGFTNITGYSVLFGLASGLEPLCSQAYGTRNWDLISLSLQRAILLLLFAAVPIAFLWVNLGPILVALGQDPAITAVAATYCLHSLPDLLTNALLQPLRVFLRSQGITRPMAACTAAAVVLHIPLNLLLVFVLRLGITGVALAAVITNLNMAVFLLVYLRVSRACELTWRGWSPRAALSGLAPVLRLALPSCLGVCLEWWWYEIMTVLAGYLPDPTTAVAATAVLIQTTSLMYTVPMSLAACVSTRVGNELGAGRPKRAKTAALVALGCGAVIGVVNVAWTTLFREQWARLFTADAAVLRLSAAVLPLVGLCELGNCPQTTGCGVLRGTARPAVGARINLLSFYLVGTPVAVGLAFRLGAGFGGLWYGLLTAQIVCVVLVLAVILLRTDWDVEALRAKKLTASSNAEVAIAARPNDERRQLIVEEDDDHDEDEAAADPV; encoded by the exons ATGGCGGCAAGGAAgcacgaggaggaggaggacggcGTCGGGGGAGGAGGAGGGCTGGGGAGTCAGGTGACTTCGGAGCTCAAGGAACTTTGGGCCATGGCGGCGCCAATCACCGCGATGAACTGCCTAGTCTACCTGCGAGCGATGGTGTCGGTAGTCTGCTTGGGTCGCCTCGGTCCTCTCGAGCTCGCCGGCGGAGCGCTCTCCATCGGCTTCACCAACATCACCGGTTACTCTGTTCTCTTCGGGCTCGCCTCCGGCCTCGAGCCTCTCTGTTCGCAGGCGTACGGGACGCGCAACTGGGACTTGATATCGCTCTCGCTACAACGCGCCATCTTGCTCCTCCTCTTCGCCGCCGTCCCCATCGCCTTCCTCTGGGTCAACCTCGGCCCCATCCTGGTGGCGCTGGGGCAGGACCCTGCTATCACCGCCGTTGCCGCGACCTACTGCCTCCACTCCCTGCCGGACCTCCTCACCAACGCGCTCCTTCAGCCGCTTCGCGTCTTCCTGCGCTCGCAGGGCATCACCCGCCCCATGGCCGCTTGCACCGCCGCCGCCGTCGTCCTCCACATTCCTCTCAACCTCCTCCTCGTCTTCGTCCTCCGCCTCGGCATCACCGGCGTCGCCCTCGCCGCCGTCATCACCAACCTCAACATGGCTGTATTCCTCCTCGTCTACCTCCGCGTCTCCCGCGCCTGCGAGCTAACATGGCGCGGCTGGTCCCCCCGGGCGGCCCTAAGCGGTCTCGCTCCGGTACTCCGCCTGGCTCTCCCCAGCTGTCTCGGCGTCTGCCTCGAGTGGTGGTGGTACGAGATCATGACCGTGCTCGCCGGCTACCTCCCTGACCCCACCACCGCCGTCGCTGCCACCGCCGTCCTCATACAGACTACCAGCCTCATGTACACCGTACCCATGTCTCTCGCTGCCTGCGTCTCCACCAGG GTGGGGAACGAGCTCGGCGCAGGGCGGCCGAAACGGGCGAAGACGGCGGCGCTGGTGGCGCTCGGATGCGGCGCGGTCATCGGCGTGGTGAACGTGGCGTGGACGACCCTGTTCCGCGAGCAATGGGCGCGGCTCTTCACGGCGGACGCCGCGGTGCTGCGCCTCTCCGCCGCCGTGCTGCCGCTCGTGGGGCTGTGCGAGCTGGGCAACTGCCCGCAGACCACCGGCTGCGGCGTGCTCCGCGGGACCGCGCGGCCGGCCGTCGGCGCCCGCATCAACCTGCTCTCCTTCTACCTGGTGGGCACGCCGGTGGCCGTCGGGCTCGCCTTCCGCCTCGGCGCGGGCTTCGGCGGGCTCTGGTACGGCCTCCTCACCGCCCAAATCGTCTGCGTCGTGCTTGTCCTCGCCGTCATCCTCCTCCGTACCGACTGGGACGTCGAGGCGCTGCGCGCCAAGAAGCTCACCGCCTCCTCCAACGCCGAAGTCGCCATCGCAGCTCGACCGAATGACGAGAGGCGGCAGTTAATAGTAGAAGAAGACGACGACCACGACGAGGATGAAGCCGCCGCCGATCCGGTATAG